Proteins co-encoded in one Flavivirga eckloniae genomic window:
- the dgoD gene encoding galactonate dehydratase — protein MKNELIIEKIELFKVPPRWLFIKITTAEGIIGWGEPVVEGKADTVQACIKELEKYLIGKSAKHIEDIWQVLYRGGFYRGGPILMSAISGIDQALWDIKGKSLGVPVYELLGGAVRHKMKMYCWIGGDNPDVVLEQAHEKVNAGYKAVKMNATGGMDWIASIKDVKKVADNIKLLREEFGTNLDIGLDFHGRIHKGMVKRLIDELEPYEPLFIEEPVLSENNEALKHIYGYTSIPIATGERMFSRWDFKPLLEQGTVDIIQPDLSHAGGISEVRRIATMAEAYDVTLAPHCPLGPISLASALHLDFVSANAIIQESSLGIHYNKGFDLLDYVLNPEVFEVKDGYIELFKKPGLGVEINEEKLKEGVKIGHDWSNPIWRGIDGNFNEW, from the coding sequence ATGAAAAATGAGCTGATAATAGAAAAAATTGAACTTTTCAAGGTACCTCCTAGGTGGTTATTTATTAAAATTACAACAGCAGAAGGTATTATTGGATGGGGAGAGCCTGTAGTTGAAGGCAAAGCAGATACAGTACAAGCCTGTATAAAGGAGTTAGAAAAATACCTTATCGGAAAATCTGCTAAGCACATTGAAGACATTTGGCAGGTTCTATATAGAGGAGGTTTTTATAGAGGAGGTCCTATTTTAATGAGTGCAATTTCTGGTATAGATCAAGCCTTGTGGGATATTAAAGGTAAATCTTTAGGAGTACCTGTATACGAACTTTTAGGAGGGGCTGTACGCCATAAAATGAAAATGTATTGTTGGATTGGCGGTGATAATCCAGATGTTGTATTAGAACAGGCTCATGAAAAAGTGAATGCAGGTTATAAAGCAGTAAAAATGAACGCTACTGGAGGCATGGACTGGATAGCTTCTATAAAAGACGTAAAAAAAGTAGCAGATAATATTAAATTATTAAGAGAAGAATTTGGAACCAATTTAGATATTGGTTTAGATTTTCATGGCAGAATACACAAAGGCATGGTAAAGCGTCTTATAGACGAATTAGAACCCTACGAACCTTTATTTATTGAAGAACCTGTGCTAAGTGAAAATAATGAAGCATTAAAACATATTTATGGATATACCAGTATTCCCATAGCTACAGGAGAACGCATGTTTTCTAGATGGGATTTTAAACCGCTGTTAGAACAGGGAACGGTTGATATTATTCAGCCAGACTTAAGTCATGCAGGTGGTATTTCAGAAGTTAGACGTATAGCTACTATGGCAGAAGCTTATGATGTAACCTTAGCTCCTCATTGTCCTTTAGGGCCAATTTCTTTAGCCTCAGCATTACATCTGGATTTTGTTTCTGCAAATGCTATTATTCAGGAAAGTAGTTTGGGTATTCATTACAATAAAGGGTTTGATTTATTAGATTATGTTTTAAACCCAGAAGTTTTTGAAGTAAAAGATGGTTATATAGAGCTCTTTAAAAAACCAGGTTTGGGAGTAGAAATCAATGAAGAAAAATTAAAAGAAGGCGTAAAAATTGGTCACGACTGGTCAAACCCTATCTGGCGTGGAATTGATGGGAATTTTAACGAATGGTAG
- a CDS encoding bifunctional 4-hydroxy-2-oxoglutarate aldolase/2-dehydro-3-deoxy-phosphogluconate aldolase, translated as MSRRDIVKSIKAEKLVVVIRLKQQKHVAEVVEALVAGGVKALEITSNTPGYLEEIKRTRNEYPNILVGAGTVINTNIAADAINAGAQFLVTPNTNINVVKLAHKKEVPVLMGALTPTEICDAVEGEADIVKLFPSAAMGVNYFKAVKGPLDKVDFFAVGGIAPEDLQDWKDAGVTGFGLGGNLVKPVQNQQDFEDIAELAEQVLKKIHS; from the coding sequence ATGAGTAGAAGAGACATAGTAAAAAGTATTAAAGCAGAAAAACTAGTGGTGGTTATTCGATTGAAACAACAAAAACACGTGGCTGAGGTTGTAGAAGCATTAGTAGCAGGAGGAGTAAAAGCGTTGGAAATTACATCGAATACACCCGGGTATTTAGAAGAAATAAAGCGGACTCGTAATGAGTATCCTAATATTCTTGTTGGAGCAGGAACAGTTATAAATACCAATATTGCAGCAGATGCCATTAATGCCGGAGCCCAATTTTTAGTAACGCCAAATACCAACATTAATGTGGTTAAGCTAGCTCATAAAAAAGAAGTGCCAGTATTAATGGGAGCTCTTACACCAACAGAAATTTGTGATGCCGTAGAGGGTGAAGCAGATATTGTAAAGCTTTTTCCTAGTGCCGCAATGGGAGTCAATTATTTTAAAGCAGTAAAAGGGCCATTGGATAAAGTCGACTTTTTTGCAGTTGGAGGCATTGCTCCAGAGGACCTTCAAGATTGGAAAGATGCAGGAGTAACTGGTTTTGGACTGGGAGGTAATTTGGTAAAACCAGTACAGAATCAACAGGATTTTGAAGATATAGCCGAGTTAGCAGAACAAGTGTTAAAAAAGATTCATTCATGA